The sequence CACTCCATCACTCCATCACTCTATAATTTTCCTCCTAACTCTTAGCCCAAAATGAAAGTCAGCAGAATCCATCATGTAGCTATTATTTGCTCAAATTACGAAGTTTCCAAAAAGTTCTATACGGAAATTTTAGGTTTTTCCATAATTAAAGAAACCTTTCGCGATGCGAGAAACTCTTACAAGTTAGATTTACGAGTGGGAGAAAATGACCAAATTGAGTTGTTTTCCTTTCCCCAACCACCGCAAAGAGTTAGTAATCCAGAAGCTTGTGGTTTGAGACACCTTTCTTTTGAAGTAGACAACGTTGAGAAAAGTGTCCG comes from Rivularia sp. PCC 7116 and encodes:
- a CDS encoding VOC family protein, whose amino-acid sequence is MKVSRIHHVAIICSNYEVSKKFYTEILGFSIIKETFRDARNSYKLDLRVGENDQIELFSFPQPPQRVSNPEACGLRHLSFEVDNVEKSVRYLKSKGVEVEDIRIDEITDKRFTFFKDPDDLPLEIYEN